From the Candidatus Margulisiibacteriota bacterium genome, one window contains:
- the hypC gene encoding HypC/HybG/HupF family hydrogenase formation chaperone, which produces MCYAIPGKVTEINGKTVTVDYFGEKKTAINELSKIKIGDYVFAQGGFVISPVAEKEALETLEAWQELFFALKETDMRMSRLTRGAIGVDKKFSAILDKAAEGRELKREELLTLLKTEDPAEQELLYKTANFLRQKYLSNSCCVHGIIEFSSYCQNDCAYCGIRRSNTMLKRYRMSDDDILRAAGEAIEKYGFKALVLQAGEDPEYTIERLVALIKEIKRRHAVLIFISVGEVGKEGLAALYEAGARGLLMRFETSNPQLYENLHPGDKLQDRIDALKHAYEIGYLILTGGLIGLPAQTDEDLLNDILLTKELHAEMFSFGPVLPEGPKTSLVLKTLAVARIVDPVNAKILVTTGFETLDQEARRFGLLAGCNSVMLNVTPMKYRKLYSIYPDRAHVEEEIGAQIKETLDLLQSLGRAPTDLGI; this is translated from the coding sequence ATGTGTTACGCTATCCCCGGGAAGGTCACAGAGATTAATGGAAAAACGGTCACCGTTGACTACTTTGGCGAGAAAAAAACCGCTATCAACGAGCTTTCAAAAATTAAAATTGGCGACTATGTTTTTGCCCAGGGTGGTTTTGTTATTTCCCCTGTTGCGGAAAAAGAAGCGCTTGAAACGCTAGAAGCCTGGCAAGAACTTTTTTTTGCCTTGAAAGAGACCGATATGCGAATGTCTCGCCTGACAAGAGGGGCCATAGGGGTTGATAAAAAGTTTAGCGCCATTCTCGATAAAGCGGCCGAAGGGAGAGAACTGAAACGCGAAGAACTATTGACCCTCCTTAAAACTGAAGATCCGGCCGAACAAGAGCTTCTATATAAGACCGCCAACTTCCTCCGCCAAAAATACTTGTCCAACTCGTGTTGTGTTCACGGGATAATCGAATTCTCCAGTTACTGCCAAAACGATTGCGCCTATTGCGGGATCCGCCGGAGCAATACGATGCTGAAACGCTACCGGATGAGCGACGACGATATTTTAAGGGCGGCAGGCGAAGCGATCGAAAAGTATGGCTTTAAGGCGCTGGTCCTCCAAGCGGGTGAGGACCCTGAATATACGATTGAGCGCCTGGTCGCGCTGATCAAAGAGATAAAGCGGCGCCATGCCGTCCTGATCTTTATCTCGGTTGGCGAGGTCGGCAAAGAAGGGCTAGCCGCATTGTACGAAGCGGGAGCGCGAGGCTTGTTGATGAGATTTGAAACCAGCAACCCCCAGCTTTACGAGAACCTCCACCCAGGAGACAAACTGCAGGACCGGATCGATGCACTAAAACATGCTTATGAAATTGGTTATCTTATCTTGACCGGCGGGTTGATCGGTCTGCCGGCCCAAACCGATGAAGACCTGCTAAACGATATATTGCTTACTAAGGAGCTCCATGCTGAAATGTTCTCCTTTGGACCGGTCCTGCCGGAAGGGCCAAAGACCAGCCTGGTGCTTAAAACCTTGGCGGTGGCGAGGATCGTTGATCCGGTCAACGCCAAGATCCTGGTTACGACCGGCTTTGAAACGCTCGACCAAGAGGCGCGGCGTTTTGGTTTGTTGGCGGGATGTAATTCGGTTATGTTGAACGTTACTCCGATGAAATATCGGAAACTCTACAGCATTTATCCCGATCGGGCGCATGTTGAGGAAGAGATTGGCGCGCAGATCAAAGAAACCTTGGACCTTTTGCAATCACTAGGTCGGGCGCCGACTGATTTGGGGATTTAA
- a CDS encoding HipA domain-containing protein, translated as MSKKKLQAYNQIVDISNWPIDDVYSGMYPKGAREKIACFCPKEGYEFLILNRDSKYRHRYLYKLSRSAYPSQFWAEIVAYRFGCLIGVKVPPAFVAINDKDHNCGALIEFFFKDYPYGDEQYYVDGGMFMKKLIPDYDLKKGTQHNFETVERLRVLCDNWYEEWAKIFTFDALIGNTDRHQDNWGLIGKLRDATHGKFVLSPAFDNGTSLGHEINEENLYKFNTNKVSDYINRGPNHMKWKMTDEKRPLMFDFIRMFCLNKPEQRELMLKCISFSIDNVRELIYELTKFDVKCRLSEKRAEFMVQLIQARQAKLREILENK; from the coding sequence GTGAGTAAGAAAAAACTACAGGCATATAATCAAATAGTTGACATCTCAAATTGGCCTATTGATGATGTTTATTCAGGCATGTATCCAAAAGGAGCAAGAGAGAAAATTGCTTGTTTTTGCCCAAAAGAGGGGTACGAATTTTTAATTCTGAATAGAGACAGTAAATATAGACATAGATATTTATACAAACTATCTAGGTCAGCTTATCCTTCACAGTTTTGGGCGGAAATTGTTGCGTATAGATTCGGTTGTCTTATCGGGGTGAAGGTTCCACCTGCTTTTGTTGCTATTAATGATAAGGATCACAATTGTGGTGCATTAATAGAGTTTTTCTTTAAGGATTATCCTTATGGGGACGAACAATACTATGTTGATGGTGGAATGTTCATGAAAAAATTAATTCCTGATTACGATTTAAAAAAAGGAACACAGCATAATTTTGAAACAGTAGAACGACTTCGGGTGTTGTGTGATAATTGGTACGAAGAATGGGCAAAAATATTTACTTTTGATGCATTAATTGGCAATACTGATCGGCATCAAGACAATTGGGGATTAATTGGAAAGCTTAGGGACGCAACTCACGGGAAATTTGTGCTTTCGCCTGCTTTTGATAATGGGACAAGCTTGGGGCATGAAATTAATGAAGAAAATTTGTATAAATTTAACACAAATAAGGTTAGTGATTACATTAATCGTGGCCCAAATCATATGAAATGGAAAATGACCGATGAAAAAAGACCTCTAATGTTTGATTTTATTCGGATGTTTTGCTTAAATAAACCAGAGCAAAGGGAATTAATGTTGAAATGCATCTCGTTTTCTATCGATAATGTTAGGGAACTAATATATGAGTTAACAAAGTTTGATGTAAAATGTAGGTTGTCGGAGAAACGCGCAGAGTTTATGGTACAATTAATTCAAGCAAGACAAGCAAAACTAAGGGAAATATTGGAAAACAAATGA
- a CDS encoding HIRAN domain-containing protein → MKWIENIIEPHRLLLTWQPSDTKNRLRRIIGELINDGEKVKMNYLIGTKDYEEAKKLGFNGFASFSLDSTTYDNVLDVFMKRLPPRNRSDFNKYMEAIRIPIDKQISDFALLGYSGARLPDDDYTIVHPFENVQGRCEVLTEICGFRHNEGVKNVDELEIGQAVFLAKEPNNQFDSLAVKIMFNNKRLGYINRVQIQAFNEWINNNSIEEVTIEKINGSKESPKVYVFVKVNNKT, encoded by the coding sequence ATGAAGTGGATTGAAAATATAATTGAACCCCATCGATTGTTATTAACTTGGCAACCGTCTGACACAAAAAATCGCTTACGAAGGATAATTGGAGAATTAATTAATGACGGAGAAAAAGTGAAAATGAATTATTTGATTGGCACAAAAGATTATGAAGAGGCAAAAAAATTAGGATTTAATGGGTTTGCTTCTTTTTCTCTTGACTCGACAACATACGATAATGTTTTAGATGTATTTATGAAGCGGTTGCCGCCGCGAAATCGTAGCGATTTTAATAAATATATGGAAGCCATTCGTATCCCTATTGACAAGCAAATATCAGATTTTGCTTTATTAGGATATTCTGGGGCAAGATTGCCGGATGACGATTATACAATTGTGCACCCTTTTGAGAATGTGCAAGGGCGATGTGAAGTTTTAACTGAAATATGTGGCTTTCGGCACAATGAAGGGGTTAAAAACGTCGATGAGCTAGAGATTGGACAAGCTGTTTTTTTAGCAAAAGAACCCAACAATCAATTCGATTCACTTGCCGTAAAAATTATGTTTAATAACAAGCGCTTAGGATATATTAATAGGGTGCAGATTCAAGCATTTAATGAATGGATTAATAATAATTCTATTGAAGAAGTGACGATTGAAAAAATAAATGGTTCCAAGGAAAGTCCAAAG